In the genome of Mastomys coucha isolate ucsf_1 unplaced genomic scaffold, UCSF_Mcou_1 pScaffold21, whole genome shotgun sequence, the window GTGAAGggcatattccccctccttttattattaaaaaatcaaattctcaaagtgtgaagtgcacattgagtaatttattgtctctgagaattataaattatctcagtaatatgggtaacattaaattgttgacaaaatatcttaaatgtttgactgtaatagtaagttccataatctgttttaatctgattaggaacattaaatatagaaatataatgtaggcaataagcaattaatattttgttttttacgtTAAGGCAATCATAACCTGAAAGCCTAAGGAGGAATTactagtcacatgtgtatattttacttttaattttgaaataaaacttaaattttaaaaatgtcaaattatcataAGTAATTGAAAGCTGtgaaacatgtatgtatatatattaatatacaacttaaggcttaattttagtaaTAAATAGCGACTACAGCacacaatttaattatttgtgctgaggTGGGGGGAGatcatgagattaaacatgtgacttatatataattttttctcataaaaggGTTGTAGAAATATATATTGTTACAGGGTATATACATAAgtttataggaaaaataaaagcatgtataCAAACAAATTTTGACAATTTGTCTACTttggataaatatcaatttttgtctaaaaatctttactaagtaataggccaaatatcaattaatagtttttaatagccaatttaattgctgtttgaggcaagaaatagatattttctaaaatatatttatgattttattatatcaccACAACTTTATAGTAAGATATTAAACTTTACTTTGATATGAGAAGATATGAgtttatattaatgttctctttttgtcAAAGAGTGGCTGGGGGCATATTTAAAACCCCACACATTTATTATAATAGATGGCAATTGTTCACAGAAGCCTTGTTTACCTTCTGTAAAAGGCTTTTTGTCTTTTCCTAGACAATATCTAACAAGGGCTTAAGtcttgtggtgagcttaagatgaggtcttactcaaaagcaatttgaaataagtaactcattttttaacttaaaataattttttggtatAGTTGAggtttaaatattgaaaaagatattgcctctgaaacttttacTAGAGCAATTAATACTCGTTTGTAAAGGTATTGAGATTTTTATCAGATTAGACCAACGTacactgaaaaatttaaagtcttaACCTCttgcactgaagcagagacaaaaatttataaagacaaaattttaagcaaaacttttaaaattaccatAGCTTTATATGAAATAATCAGGCTGGATTGCAATGTTATAATGAATTTATAAGGCTTATGGCCtcattaactttttataaattttaaaatcaaagctacTTTAGATCCATGATAATTAATAAACTTTAGCCAATGGAACTCTGTTAATTTTCATTGtacttttagatttcttttgtaatattaagccatcAAGAACATTATTTCTATGTCTGGTAATTGGCTTGTAATTAAATCCACGTCAAGCAGCTGTGAAAGTTAATATTAGCCTGTAATTTAATTTCGTGGCCACTAGATGGCGTTAAGCGGTTGTGAAACTTTAGTTTGCAGAGCACTGTAAAGAGAGACTGTGCGACTGTGGTGGGGAGCGTGGAGTGTTAGGTATGGCACTGTAGATTACATCTGTTATCACATTCTTGATGACTGCAGGATCGCCACTGCCGCCACCGCAGCTGCCCCTGTGCGAGCTGGCCGGCTGGCCACCTGTTGTCAGCACCCTGGCCAAACCATTCTAGTCTCTGCTGCCAAGCCAGGCCAACGTATGAAGGGGCAAAACACAAAATGGCACTGCAGCCACCTTGGTGCTGAACCTCGTGGCCACCGCTCTATTCTCTCTGCTAGGCAGGCCTGGGCCGACCCCACAGAGTCACCGTGCATGTTTTGCACGAGGTGTCCTGGAGCCATGATGAGTGGCAACTAAACTTGCCAggaactccactcccaggcgcatTTCACTGGCCACTGCTGGCGCATCTGCCACCTTGCCGTGGGCCTAGTGCCCCAGGCGCGACCCAGGGCTGGAAGTGGACCTGTGCTGTGGGCGCACAGCCCCCCCCACTCGCTCCCCATACCCTCCCTTCCCCAGGGCCATCACCTCTCTCGCAGACACATGTTGGCCAACCCACCACACCATGTTGGCCAACCCAGACCACGTGTAGtaaattataagtcttttaaacAGCACTAACACAAGACACAGACCACAATAACTCATCAAAACAAGGACAGACACAAACCGACCCGTAACACAGACTTAAGACTAGGAATTTCTCCTGAATAagccatagagaaagcaagacttctattggtttctctgtgtctctgggatagctctgaaatccattttctttctcttttggatctttctatacatatattttgttttgtttttacattttgctattttcatgtatttttattatttatttatgacctACCTTGCCCTCCtgaatgtagctctcagctacagAACCACTGCCTGACTGTTTCTGGTCCTGACTGTTGCTACCGAACCCTAAGTAGAGATCATCACCTGGTCAGTGTAATCTCAACTTACTCGTGTAGGCAAACTTGCCGTTTTCATCtcttgtctcctgagaagcttctctgaggtaGCAATATTCTTTAGTGCCCTCGTCATTTCCAGCCCCATCATTGTGGGTGCCTCCtatggctgcctgcagccacacacaaaCAGGTCTTCTGGATTGAGAgttagagcctgtgaaaaattaagggaaccagagtgcaggaaggggttaaaaaatgagaccgacacatggtgtgctttcagtcctctaTCGTTATTAAactctccttgttacaagcaggtagatagagcaaaacccctccccaagttcatcagcaactcatggcccaatcaTCAGCTTCATCTTTAGTCTCTGGAGTCAGGACTTCTGGTGTAACAATAACTTgaagagaggcgtggctattttcAGAAGCTTAAAGAAAGGTGTGgatatttgtggcaaggcaaggtctgaaggAACCAGCTCTTAATGGAGCTTATCATAAAAATTATTATAGGTTGAATGGAGAAGATAGTGAATTAGCATGCTTGGGCAGTGAATGGCACATTGAGCAGGGATAGCAATGAGACAGAGAAATTTGTACAGTGGCCAGAGAAGAGGCCAATGTTTGTCATCCtctttgataattttaatttatggCCACAGAAATATGGAACTTACTTGCAGGGCAATGCAGGATGATGCTTGAATAAACACAGTAGATTACTCTGCTACATATTACCATTACtgaaaattccatttatttattaatttatttgtttatttgtttatcaaAGCCCATTCAACACAAAACATGAGACTTAGAATAACAACAGACAGATGACAAAATGAAAGGAGAGTAATTTATTGGTGCAAGACTTTGAAACTCTCACATTGAACAGGGAAAATCAGTTCATCTATAAGATGTAATCAatctcaggataatatttttgtACCCATCCATTCACACCACATTCCAATATAGCATCTACctagaaataaacagaaattaaGGTAAGAAATGTGAGGAGAGTCAAGCATCTCCTGGAGAAGAAAAGTTAACAAACATAAGAGCCCATGAATGGACCTTGGAAAGAGAAATGTGAAAATGCAAAGGTTGCTATGGGAAATACCATCAAATAATGCATATTAATGGAAATTCTTTCCAACTTCAGAAGAATACACTCTAAATGGACTCAATAGTGTAGCTTAAGCCCCTGGCTTTCTGTGGTCTCACTGTGATCAGAAGGGGATAGTGTGTGTCCCCTGCTCCACAGGAATAACTTTCTTTCATGATTTAAAATTGTGCCTTCTACTTTCGTTCCAAAGGGATAACCAGGGAGACTCAGGGCAAAAGTGGGGAAGAAGTATTGGAAACAGGAGGTTCACAGGCTCACAGCAAATTTGGCAGAGAAATGCACGCCACCAATACTTTGCCCTTAAGGACATTGTCTCCAGCTTTTGCTCCCATCTGTGGGATTTTAATTTACCAACATTTCCCATAGTATTCAATGACGTTAATGTCCATTTATTGTCTAGATGTTAATTTCAGCAAAGTCCCCAGCAGACTGACAATAGAGTTAGCCACGAAACCTCCTTTTATAGGGCTCTATTTGTCTTTGTTAGGATGCCACAAGAGTGTTGTATTTAGGTTCAAACTCTAGAAGGAGACAACTATCTCAACTACTGTTTACAACTGAACTCAGTTCAGCAATGTATTCAAGAAGCAATCTATCACTGATGTTCTGTCCTTTCCCATCATCTATGTATTCCCCCACAGAATGTCAGGTCAACTTCCTTTGTGGCCTTCTTAGAATGTAAAGCAAAACGAACATACCAATCTTAATGCTATATCATATCTCTCTTTATAGCTCATCTGGTCCACACATCTCTTAACTTTCAGTTTTGCTTCAACAGCCACTGGAGTTGCATTGTACATCTCAAGTTCTGTCTTCACTTCTTGCTCACTCCGTAGTAAAAAGCTTATGCTTTCATGAGCAATAGCTTCGCAGACTTCCCTGGCATTAGCTGGAAagtgtaagaagaaagaaaaggagtttACTTAATCaaaattactgttttgttttattttgttttgttttgccttgtcttgttttgttttgaagagaggctttttttctgtatatacctggctatcttggaacaaCCTTTGTAGAGCACCCTGGCATGGAACCTCAATTTTAcaaagatccacctacttcttttttttttttttttttttttttttttttttttttttttttttttggtttttcgagacagggtttctctgatagccctggctgttctggaactcactctgtagaccaggctggcctagaactcagaaatccgcctgcctctgcctcccaagtgctgggattaaaggcgtgcgccaccaccgcccagcaagatcCACCTACTTCTAACTCCCAGGGCCAGAACCCCCTGAatacttttcatttatgattttatttgcaTCTCTCTTTCTGATTGGAGACTGTAGACTAGacaaaatatataagatattGTGCCTCACTCTTGGAACTGCATGAATGCCTCAAAATCACACAGCAAAAgactaaagaaagaatattgttgACTCTGTATGTTTCTGTAGTTAAATCAACAACTATGGATTCCTAAGCATCTACGGCTTTCTGACATTACCCTTTTTAGCATTAAATGTTTCAGGTTTGACTGAATATTCAGTAGCATTTTTTTTGAGTCTTGGATAGTTGAAAAGGGAATTTTTGCATCATCCAACTTGACATGAATCacagaattataattttatatgagacagaaaaagtaaaaagcaagTACATTGCTTATGTGAAAAGAAGTGACATTTTGAAATTGACACAATTAGGTCATGACATCATGTACAGTTCAAGGTAAAGAGCTAAAGTTACAAGAGCTGATCACTTTTGATTTGCACAAGAGCACATCTGGGCACCTGTGAAAAGCTTTGCTTTCACACAATGATGCTCAGATTCTAGGAAAGGTGAGTGGCAAAGTGATACCTATCTTATGGATTGTAAAGATCTAGgataaatattttagtaaaacTGAAGAAATCAACTTTCCTAATCTAGGCTCCACATTTTCATAAaatctctcaaaaacaaataaacaacaaaaactatctCCACAGATAGCCTGAGCTTCAGACACTCAGGTTTTAACCTCACCTAGCTTGGATCACAGGAATATGCAATCAGACCTAGTTTTCCCAAGGACATGTCAATATTGTGCTTAGGAGGTGCCTGAATAGGGTCTAGTATGAGCCTTATGCAGATTCCAGCAGACTGTAGGAGAAATTATAGGCTATAGGGTGATGAATAGGTAGACAGGAGTTATAGAAAGGAAAGTAAAATTAACTGCTCATGAGAACTAGTTCATTTTGAAGTCATAGAGTACATAGGAATGTTCTGTTTATGTGTAAATGAATTATCTATGAAAATCAGTTAATTAAATAAACAGACATCATACTGGTAAAAACCACACAGTGT includes:
- the LOC116101402 gene encoding prostatic steroid-binding protein C1-like, translated to MKLSLCLLVILAVCCYEANAREVCEAIAHESISFLLRSEQEVKTELEMYNATPVAVEAKLKVKRCVDQMSYKERYDIALRLVYAILECGVNGWVQKYYPEIDYIL